CGCACTCGGCAACCTGGTAGGCGGTCTGGCGTTCACCGGCCTGACCCTGTACAGCACTCACTACAAAACTGCCCCCAAGCGTCAGCTCACTGCTGCCGTTGACAGCAAGGCGGGTAACGAGGCCCTGGCCTGATAGCCGTTTGAGCCCCGCACCTGCGGGGCTTTATTTTTCTATGAATAACACACTCTCCCTGGAAATCGGCCACTACACCAGCGCAGGGCTGAAACCGGAAAATCAGGACAGCTGCGGTGCCCGTGTGCCACTGGATCCGCAGCTGGGCTTGAAAGGCGCTGCCTTCGCCATCGCCGATGGCATCAGCTCCAGTCCGGTCAGCGCCATCGCCAGTCAGACCGCAGTCAAAAGTTTTCTCGACGATTACTACTGCACCTCGGATGGTTGGAACGTGCAACAGGCTGCGGAGCGCGTACTCAAGGCAACCAACGCCTGGCTTTATGGCCAGACCCAGCAAAGCCCCTATCGTTTCGAAAGAGACAAGGGCTATGTCTGCACCTTCAGCGCGGCGATTCTCCAAGGCGCTGAAGCCCATCTTTTTCACTTGGGTGACTCGCGAATTTATCGCCTGCGTCGCGGCACGCTCGAACAACTCACCCATGATCACCGCAAATGGGTTGGCGAGGTACACAGCTACCTGAGCCGCGCCCTCGGCGCATCCCAACGGTTGGACGTCGACTACCGACAGGTGTCACTGGAACCCGGAGACCTGCTTGTTTTCACCACCGACGGGGTACACGAAACACTGCCGCACGAGTTCCTGACCGAACAACTGGCACTGCCAACCACCAGTTTGAATACCACCGCAAAAGCCCTGGTCGACGCAGCGCTTGCCAACGGCAGCAACGACAATCTCACGGTGCAACTGGTGCGCGTCACCGGTTTGCCCGAACCCGTGAAAACTCCGATGGAACAGGCGGGCAGCTTGCCACTGCCGCCTCTGCTAAAAGCTGGTGACAGCCTGGACGGCTACATCATCGAGCGCGAGATCCACGCCAGTAGCCGCAGCCATGTTTATCTGGCTACGGATAAGTCCAGCGGTATTCAGGCAATCCTGAAAATGCCGTCCATCGACCTCGCGGACGACC
This is a stretch of genomic DNA from Microbulbifer bruguierae. It encodes these proteins:
- a CDS encoding bifunctional protein-serine/threonine kinase/phosphatase, whose translation is MNNTLSLEIGHYTSAGLKPENQDSCGARVPLDPQLGLKGAAFAIADGISSSPVSAIASQTAVKSFLDDYYCTSDGWNVQQAAERVLKATNAWLYGQTQQSPYRFERDKGYVCTFSAAILQGAEAHLFHLGDSRIYRLRRGTLEQLTHDHRKWVGEVHSYLSRALGASQRLDVDYRQVSLEPGDLLVFTTDGVHETLPHEFLTEQLALPTTSLNTTAKALVDAALANGSNDNLTVQLVRVTGLPEPVKTPMEQAGSLPLPPLLKAGDSLDGYIIEREIHASSRSHVYLATDKSSGIQAILKMPSIDLADDPAYLERLLMEEWIARRVNSTHVVRAATSHRPRNFLYTAMEVVEGQTLRQWMTDNPDPQLETVRRIVEQIASGLQALHRAEILHQDLRPENIIISPAGTVTVIDLGSARVDGIAETFSATISATFATTDIEDNPDSAVNSGQQILGTALYTAPEYFLGDMGSARSDLFSLAVLTYHLLSGEFPYGTQVARCTTVAAQHKLRYRSVLSETRAIPAWIDATLKKALQPNPRLRHEALSEFVYELRHPNPQYLHATRPPLMERYPVRFWQSVSGVLLLTVLYLLSLISSSA